Part of the Crossiella cryophila genome, ACTGGTGGGCGTGCTGGAGGCGGTGGATCGGGCGCCGGACCTGGAAGCCTTTGGCGAGGCGCTGGTCCGGGCTTTGCAGACCTGGTTCGGCTACGGCACGGTTGCGGTGCTGCACGGGCGGACGCTGGCGGAGGCGTTGCGTGGTGGGGCCGGGGTGAAGAGCGGCTACTCCGAGGCGTTCCTGGCGGAGTACGCGACCAAGTGGGTGGCGGCTGACCCGTTCCTGACGCCGCGGGCGTTCCAGTTGCTGGCGGAGCGGGGTGTGGTGACGCTGGCGGATCTGCTGGCGCCGGAGCACCAGGAGTACGTGGACGGTTTCCTGCGGCCGCATGGGATCACCGACAAGCTGGGTACGGTGGTCGACGCGGGTGCGGCGGGAGTGCTGTACGTGGGCGCGGTGGTGCGGGGTGCGGCGACCGTGCCGGTGCGGGATGTCGCCGTGTTACGGGTGTTGCGGCGGCACCTGGCGCCACTGGCCGCCGATCAGCTTGGGCGGTCCCGGATCCGGGAGTGGCGGCTCACGCCGCGGGAGCGGGAGGTGGCCGGGTTGGCGGTGCGGGGGTTGACGAATCCGCAGATCGGGCGGCAGCTGTTCATCGGCGCGGACACGGTGAAGAAGCACCTGAGCCGGGTGTACGCGGAGACGGGAACGTCCACCCGGACTCAACTGGCGCTGATGTTCCGATCCATGCCCTAGCCCCGTGTCCAGAAGCCCGACCCGCCCCTCACCGCCGTGTTGGCCGTTGTCGTACACAGTGTTGGCCGAACTGGTACGCCCATCCGCCAACACACCGCCCGCAACGGCCAAGACACCGTCCAGTTCGGCCAACACACCGCCCGCAACGGCCAAGACACCGCCCAGTTCGGCCAACACACCGTACGGCAACGGCCAACACACCGTCCGGAACGGCCAACACGCCGCCCATAGCGGCCAACACGGGGGTGGGTGGGTGTTTAGGTGGTGGTGTTGAGGATGGCGAAGGACTCCGGTGGGAGGGTGAGGGTGTCGCCGGGGGTGATCGGGGCTGAGGACAGCAGCACGGTGTGGGCCGGGAGGGGGAGGGTGATCTCGGTGGCGGCCAGGTTCACCGCCACCCGGAGTGGGCCGCGGTGCAGCACCAGCCAGCGGGACTGTTCGTCGTAGTCGACCCGGAGCAGGTCCAGGCGCGGGTCGGACAGGGCCGGGTGTTCGCGGCGCAGCCGGATCAGGTTCCGGTACAGGGCGAGGAGTTGGGCGTGCTCGGGCTGGTCAGGCTCTGACCAGTCCACTGTGGACTGTGCGAGGGTCTGTGGCGACATGGGGTCCGGGACTTCTTCCTCGGTCCAGCCGTGGTCGGCGAACTCGCGGCGGCGGCCGGTGCGCACCGCCTCGGCCAGCTTCGGGTCCGGGAAGGTGGCGAAGAACTGCCACGGGGTGCGGGCGCCCCATTCCTCGCCCATGAACAGCATCGGCGTGTACGGCCCGGTGAGGACCAGGGCCGCGCCGCAGGCCAGCAGGCCGGGGGACAGGGTGGCGGAGAGGCGGTCGCCGGTGGCGCGGTTGCCGATCTGGTCGTGGTTCTGCAGGTAGGCCAGGAAACGGTGGCCGGACTGGCGGTGCGGGTCGATCGGGCGGCCGTGCGTCCTGCCCCGGAAGGAGGACCAGGTGCCGTTGTGGAAGAAGGCTTCCCGCAGGGTGCGCGCCAGGGATTCCAGGGAGCCGAAGTCGGCGTAGTAGCCCTGGCGTTCGCCGGTGAGCGTGGTGTGCAGGCAGTGGTGGATGTCGTCGTCCCACTGGGCGTGCAGGCCGTACCCGCCCGCCTCGCGCGGGGTGACCAGGCGGGCGTCGTTGAGGTCGGACTCGGCGATCAGCGTCAGCGGCCGGCGCACGTGCGCGGACAGCGCCTCGACCTCGACGGCAAGCTCTTCCAGGAGGTGGGTGGCGCGGCGGTCGGACAGGGCGTGCACCGCGTCCAGGCGCAGGCCGTCGACGTGGAAGTCGCGCAACCAGGACAGCGCGTTGTCCAGCACGTACCGGCGGACCTCGCCGGAGTCCGGGCCGTCCAGGTTGAGCGTCGGCCCCCAGATGGTCTGCCCGGCGAAGTACGGGCCGAACCGGTCCAGGTAGGCCCCTGACGGGCCGAGGTGGTTGTGCACCACGTCCAGGATGACGCCCAAACCCTTGCCGTGGCAGGCGTTCACGAACCGCTTGAAGCCGTCCGGGCCGCCGTAGGACTCCTGCGCGGCGTACCAGAGCACCCCGTCGTAGCCCCAGCCGTGCGGGCCGTCGAAGGAGTTGACCGGCAGCACCTCCACGAAGTCCACGCCCAGTTCGACCAGGTGGTCCAGGCGCTCGATCGCGGCGTCGAAGGTGCGGCCGGCGGTGAAGGTGCCGATGTGCAGCTCGTAGAGCACCGAACCGGGCAGCGCGCGGCCGGTCCAGCCGCTGTCGGTCCAGGCGAACTCGTGCCGGTAGACCCGGGACCGCTCGTGCACGCCGTTGGGCTGGCGCAGTGAGCGCGGGTCGGGCAGCACGGTGGGATCGTCGTCGAGCAGATAGCCGTAGTCGTTGCCGGACAACGGTTCCGCCGGTCGCCACCAGCCGTCGTGCTGCCGGGTCAGGTCGTGGGTGGCCTCGTCCAGGCGCAGCCGGACCCGCTCGGCCTTGGGCGCCCACACGCCGAAGTCGGTCATGCCCGCACCAGCAGCGCGACCGGGTACGGGGAGAGCAGTTCGGCCAGCCGGGGACTGCCGGAGACCGGCCGCCCGGTCAGCGCGTCGGTCCAGGAGCCGTCGCCGATGGGCAGCGGCAGGATGGTGGAGCGCCAGCCGCCCGAGGCGCCAAGGCCGACCGGCAGCCGGGTGGCCACCGCGACCAGGTCCAGCTTCGGGCCGCGGGCGAAGGCGAAGGCATGCTCGGCCGCGGGCCCCTCGGCGTCCAGCGGCCGGTAGCCGGTGAACAGCTCGGGCCGGTCCCGGCGCAGCCGCAACGCCTTGGCGGTCACCAGGAGCTTGGCCGCGCCTTCCTCGTCCACCTCGGGCAGCCAGCCGGAGTCGATGCGGGCCAGCAGTTCCCGGCGGGCCGGGAAGTCCACCGGCCGCCGGTTGTCCGGGTCGACCAGGGACAGGTCCCACAGCTCGGTGCCCTGGTACACATCGGGCACGCCCGGTCCGGCGAGCTGGATCAGCTTCTGCCCCAACGAGTTCGACCAGCCGTGCGCGCGGATCGCCTCGGCGAAGGCGGTGACGTCCTTGGCCAGTTCGGCCTCGGCCAGCACCCGCTCCGGCCAGGCGGCCACCAGCGCGTCGAACTCCGGGTCCGGGTCGTTCCAGGAGGTGGCGACCTTGGCCTCCTTGGCCGCCTTGGCCAGGTAGTCGCGCAGTCGTCCCTGGCTGATCGGCCAGGCCCCGACCAGGGTCTGCCAGGCCAGCAGGTTCAGCGAGGGCTCGGGCAGCCCGGCCCGCGCGGTCCACCGGCGCACTGCCCCGGCGAACTCGTCGCGCACCTCGGCCAGCACCGCCAGCCGGGCCCGCACGTCCTCGGACCGCTTGGTGTCGTGGGTGGACAGCGCGGTCATGGTGCCCGGCCAGCCGGCCTCGCGGGCGGCGTTGCGGAAGTGCAGTTCGGCCACGGACACCCCGAACCGGTCCAGCGCGCCGCCGACCTCGTTCAGCGCGGCGAACCGGGTGCACCGGTAGAACGCGGTGTCCTCCACGCCCTTGGCCATCACCATGCCCGAGGTCTGCTGCACCCGCCGGGTCAGCTCGCAGTCCGGATCGGTGAGCATCCGCTGCCCGGCCAGGCTGATCACGTCGGAGAGGTCCGGCCGGGCCATGCTGGCCGCGGCCAGCGCCGCGCACAGTGGCCCGCGTCCCTCCGGCAGGTAGCTGCGGTAAACCCGGAAGGAGGAGAGCAGTTCGGCGATCCCGGCCTCGGCGCGGGCCGGCTCGAACTCGGGCAGCAGCCGGGCGATCCGGCGCACCTCGGCGGCCAGGATGGTCGAGGCGACCCGCCGTCGGCAGCCGCGTTCCACCTCGTGCACCTGCACCGGCACCCCGAGTTCGGCGGCCAGCCTGGTGAACACCGGCTCGCCCTTGGGGTCGATGAACACCCCGCAGATCTCCCGCAGCGCGTCGTAGCCGGTGGTGCCGTGCACCGGCCAGGAGGTCGGCAGCGCCTCGTCGGCGCCGAGGATCTTCTCCACCACCAGCCAGGCCTCCGGCGCGGCCGTGCGCAGCCTGCGCAGGTAGCCGCCGGGGTCGGTCAGGCCGTCCGGGTGGTCGATCCGCAACCCGGTGACCTGGCCCGCGGTCAGCCAGCGCAGCAGTTCGCCGTGGGTGGCCTGGAAGACCTCCTCGTCCTCCACCCGCACCGCGGCCAGCTCGTTGATGTCGAAGAACCGCCGGTAGTTCAGCTCGGTGGCGGCCCGCCGCCAGTCCACCAGGCGGTAGTGCTGCCGCTCGTGCACCGCCCGCGGCGTGCCCTCGCCGGTGTCCGGCGCGAGGGGGAACCGGAGGTCGCCGTAGACCAGGCAGTCTTCCTTGACCTGCAACTCCTCCAGGGCGGCCTCGTCGTCGGCGAGCACCGGGATGAGCAGCGGCCCGTGCGACCACTCGATGTCGAAGTAGTGCGCGCACGGCGAGGCCTGGCCGAGCTTGAGCACGTCCCACCACCAGGAGTTGGCCGC contains:
- the treZ gene encoding malto-oligosyltrehalose trehalohydrolase, translated to MTDFGVWAPKAERVRLRLDEATHDLTRQHDGWWRPAEPLSGNDYGYLLDDDPTVLPDPRSLRQPNGVHERSRVYRHEFAWTDSGWTGRALPGSVLYELHIGTFTAGRTFDAAIERLDHLVELGVDFVEVLPVNSFDGPHGWGYDGVLWYAAQESYGGPDGFKRFVNACHGKGLGVILDVVHNHLGPSGAYLDRFGPYFAGQTIWGPTLNLDGPDSGEVRRYVLDNALSWLRDFHVDGLRLDAVHALSDRRATHLLEELAVEVEALSAHVRRPLTLIAESDLNDARLVTPREAGGYGLHAQWDDDIHHCLHTTLTGERQGYYADFGSLESLARTLREAFFHNGTWSSFRGRTHGRPIDPHRQSGHRFLAYLQNHDQIGNRATGDRLSATLSPGLLACGAALVLTGPYTPMLFMGEEWGARTPWQFFATFPDPKLAEAVRTGRRREFADHGWTEEEVPDPMSPQTLAQSTVDWSEPDQPEHAQLLALYRNLIRLRREHPALSDPRLDLLRVDYDEQSRWLVLHRGPLRVAVNLAATEITLPLPAHTVLLSSAPITPGDTLTLPPESFAILNTTT
- the treY gene encoding malto-oligosyltrehalose synthase; translation: MTTPSSTYRLQLNAETTFADAAELADYLAGLGAGALYASPVLQAAPGSTHGYDVVDPTKASEVLGGADGRAALSTRLGQRGLGLVLDIVPNHMGVADAAANSWWWDVLKLGQASPCAHYFDIEWSHGPLLIPVLADDEAALEELQVKEDCLVYGDLRFPLAPDTGEGTPRAVHERQHYRLVDWRRAATELNYRRFFDINELAAVRVEDEEVFQATHGELLRWLTAGQVTGLRIDHPDGLTDPGGYLRRLRTAAPEAWLVVEKILGADEALPTSWPVHGTTGYDALREICGVFIDPKGEPVFTRLAAELGVPVQVHEVERGCRRRVASTILAAEVRRIARLLPEFEPARAEAGIAELLSSFRVYRSYLPEGRGPLCAALAAASMARPDLSDVISLAGQRMLTDPDCELTRRVQQTSGMVMAKGVEDTAFYRCTRFAALNEVGGALDRFGVSVAELHFRNAAREAGWPGTMTALSTHDTKRSEDVRARLAVLAEVRDEFAGAVRRWTARAGLPEPSLNLLAWQTLVGAWPISQGRLRDYLAKAAKEAKVATSWNDPDPEFDALVAAWPERVLAEAELAKDVTAFAEAIRAHGWSNSLGQKLIQLAGPGVPDVYQGTELWDLSLVDPDNRRPVDFPARRELLARIDSGWLPEVDEEGAAKLLVTAKALRLRRDRPELFTGYRPLDAEGPAAEHAFAFARGPKLDLVAVATRLPVGLGASGGWRSTILPLPIGDGSWTDALTGRPVSGSPRLAELLSPYPVALLVRA
- a CDS encoding helix-turn-helix transcriptional regulator; this encodes MATEPRAARRTMVDVPGPPRPLPSDEPLPAEDYRRLVGVLEAVDRAPDLEAFGEALVRALQTWFGYGTVAVLHGRTLAEALRGGAGVKSGYSEAFLAEYATKWVAADPFLTPRAFQLLAERGVVTLADLLAPEHQEYVDGFLRPHGITDKLGTVVDAGAAGVLYVGAVVRGAATVPVRDVAVLRVLRRHLAPLAADQLGRSRIREWRLTPREREVAGLAVRGLTNPQIGRQLFIGADTVKKHLSRVYAETGTSTRTQLALMFRSMP